TGGGTGAACTTGAGCGTTGTACCTCCTTTAAGGATATGATTAGAAAGCAACCCGATAATGTAAATGCTGGCTTACTAACCTATCCAACCCTAATGGCTGCCGATATACTTATTCACAGAGCGCATAAAGTGCCTGTAGGTAAAGATCAGGAGCAGCATTTGGAGATGACCCGTACATTTGCCAATCGTTTCAACAGAATATACAATGTTAACTATTTCCCGGAACCGGTTGCTTATAATTTTGGAGAGGAACTTGTTAAAATACCAGGGCTTGATGGTACTGGGAAAATGGGTAAGTCGGAAGATAATGGTATTTTTCTCGCCGATGATGCCAATACTATTAGGAAAAAGGTAATGAAGGCGGTTACTGATAGCGGACCAACTGAGCCAAATCAACCAAAACCAGAAGCTATACAAAACCTATTTACACTAATGAAAGCGGTCTCTACTCCCGATACCTACTCCTTCTTCGATGAGAAGTACAACACCTGCCAGATTCGCTATGGAGACTTAAAGAAACAACTTGCAGAAGATATCATTAGAATTACTTCACCCATTAGAGAAAATATTGAAGGTATTCTTGAGGATAATGAATACCTGCGTAAAGTAGCAAAGATGGGTGCTGAAAAAGCTCGCGAAAGTGCTGCAATGACTATACGTGATGTTCGAAGAATTATTGGATTTAAGCCTTTTTAAGGATTATTATATTAAAATAAGGGAATTCTATTCTATCTAATCTCAACCTTTAGAAATAATCCTGACTTATTCCCTTCGTGAATTTTCACCTTTTTACCAACATCAATTTGATGGTATTCTTCAGTGGGAATTTGGTAAAGTTTCTTCGCTGTCAAAATATAATGGTAATCGCCGCGAATACTGGTTTTAATATTTCTACCC
This genomic interval from Bacteroidales bacterium contains the following:
- the trpS gene encoding tryptophan--tRNA ligase, producing MDIVLSGIRPTGKLHLGNYFGAMKNFIKMQQENHCFFFIADYHSLTTHPTPENLHGSVKHVLAEYLACGLDPEKSTIYIQSDVPEIPELYLLLNMNAYMGELERCTSFKDMIRKQPDNVNAGLLTYPTLMAADILIHRAHKVPVGKDQEQHLEMTRTFANRFNRIYNVNYFPEPVAYNFGEELVKIPGLDGTGKMGKSEDNGIFLADDANTIRKKVMKAVTDSGPTEPNQPKPEAIQNLFTLMKAVSTPDTYSFFDEKYNTCQIRYGDLKKQLAEDIIRITSPIRENIEGILEDNEYLRKVAKMGAEKARESAAMTIRDVRRIIGFKPF